In Vanessa atalanta chromosome 19, ilVanAtal1.2, whole genome shotgun sequence, one DNA window encodes the following:
- the LOC125071546 gene encoding C2 domain-containing protein 5 isoform X3 gives MPGKIKVKVLAGRNLPVMDRASDTTDAFVEIKFGGVTHKTDVCRKSLNPQWNSTEWYRFEVDESELQDEPLQLRLMDHDTYSANDAIGKVVISLAPLLAREANNANGTTGPPGGAVMSGWIPVFDTMHGIRGELNVIVKVELFSDFNKYKTSSCGVQFFHCPMIPPGYRATTVHGFVEELIVNDDPEYQWIDKIRTPRASNEARQVAFIKLSNQVQRLVGLKAAELGANAVVGYQQDFDLEGEAGVVARAIGTAVSITALPTPSYPTNIPCTQQSERERDKYDKDKNDKEKGSPRHARHESYGGRDPVATATVQSSSLHSSSTPMGIHRRSSDSDLSVTPKGNSLNASAGNTGSGGGAILRPSMNSNNIDMLEYPFLTMTEYPPGFIVHIGGTVCARSVKLVDGGGESAARAAWWAELRTELRAHARALRCTAVLAYTERAAVREDVCVLSASGTAAVINLDCDFTVDEPTVLSTGSKNTLEESEIEPCSIAHVPYSPGAGPYRAELATCGGCRRARVPSVLLATCAKPNRLASYPKAITLTAVAARGRRAVGAEAGARDLSDQLPFLEYELHKLLLAKLRMQGANAIFSLQTQIAIGERSVLALASGTALRLAALPAPAPPRLKASENDKNAIEIQKALWDTFVANKAANGYDIGAPELSSAGCVEAEGDEAPALDLCADKDACVLELDEAEDVETARALCVRRAHMCVLTTAQRTANAPPHAFTQVWRARLGSGGASAERLVACALNGAAYKLRRLQPAALAATCFQLDAPEDEIQLVVSGTAIPLLDPSKAEYSNGDRATVDGDDDIFALDEEQLVKTQSEAVDDRNNAPCAGGGAGGGGGGGGAARVSLSTLGGVVRARACRRVCALRLLFVRETTAVRELGGLSGFLHTFTCEVLAIARAYAAALGGNALTSLYLAHLLLHHNAHKNQGQCLLSVGGDVVHVTY, from the exons atgcctGGTAAAATAAAGGTTAAAGTGCTAGCCGGTCGTAATTTGCCGGTAATGGACAGAGCAAGCGACACTACAGATGCATTTGTCGAGATCAAATTCGGCGGTGTAACACACAAGACTGATGTATGTCGGAAGTCATTGAACCCTCAGTGGAATAGCACTGAATGGTACAGATTTGAG GTTGATGAATCAGAACTCCAAGATGAACCACTTCAACTGCGTCTCATGGACCACGACACATATTCAGCTAACGACGCGATCGGTAAAGTCGTTATTAGCCTTGCACCGCTATTGGCAAGAGAGGCAAATAATGCAAATGGGACCACAGGCCCACCAGGCG GTGCAGTTATGTCCGGCTGGATACCGGTGTTCGATACAATGCACGGTATCCGCGGGGAGCTGAATGTTATCGTGAAAGTGGAACTATTCTCGGACTTCAATAAGTACAAGACGTCTAGTTGTGGCGTGCAGTTCTTTCACT GCCCAATGATACCACCTGGATACAGAGCGACTACAGTTCACGGCTTCGTCGAGGAGTTGATAGTGAACGATGACCCCGAATATCAATGGATCGACAAGATCAGGACACCGCGAGCGTCAAACGAAGCCAGGCAGGTTGCCTTCATCAAACTTAGTAACCAG GTACAACGGTTAGTCGGTTTGAAAGCAGCTGAGCTGGGAGCTAACGCCGTGGTCGGCTACCAGCAAGACTTTGATTTGGAAGGAGAGGCGGGTGTTGTTGCTCGAGCTATCG GTACAGCTGTTAGTATAACGGCACTGCCGACGCCGAGCTACCCGACAAACATTCCCTGTACTCAACA GAGCGAGCGAGAACGAGATAAGTACGATAAAGACAAGAACGACAAGGAAAAGGGATCGCCCAGACATGCGAGGCACGAATCGTACGGAGGTCGGGACCCGGTTGCGACTGCCACTGTGCAGAGTTCATCATTACATTCTTCATCCACTCCGATGGGTATACATAGACGATCGTCTGATTCTGATCTCAGCGTGACGCCAAAAG GCAACTCCTTAAACGCTTCTGCTGGAAACACTGGAAGCGGCGGGGGTGCTATTCTACGACCATCGATGAACAGCAACAATATAGACATGTTGGAGTACCCTTTCCTCACTATGACCGAGTATCCTCCGGGTTTCATTGTTCATATCG GCGGCACGGTGTGCGCGCGCTCCGTGAAGCTGGTGGACGGCGGCGGGGAgagcgcggcgcgcgcggcgtgGTGGGCGGAGCTGCGCACGGAGCTGCGCGCGCACGCACGGGCTCTGCGCTGCACCGCCGTGCTCGCCTACACCGAGCGCGCCGCCGTGCG CGAAGATGTATGCGTCCTGTCCGCTTCCGGCACTGCCGCCGTCATCAACCTTGACTGCGATTTCACTGTTGACGAGCCCACAGTGT TGAGCACTGGTTCTAAGAACACGTTAGAAGAGTCAGAAATCGAACCGTGCTCCATAGCGCACGTGCCTTACTCTCCAGGGGCGGGGCCTTATCGCGCTGAGCTAGCTACGTGTGGAGGATGCAG gAGAGCAAGAGTACCGTCAGTTCTTCTAGCTACGTGCGCGAAACCCAACAGACTGGCTTCATACCCTAAAGCCATAACGCTTACAGCTGTTG CGGCTAGGGGCCGTCGTGCCGTCGGCGCAGAAGCCGGAGCGCGGGATCTGTCCGACCAGCTACCCTTCCTCGAGTATGAACTGCACAAGCTGCTGCTCGCCAAGTTGAGAATGCAG GGCGCGAATGCGATCTTCTCGCTGCAGACGCAGATCGCGATCGGCGAGCGCAGCGTGCTCGCGCTCGCCAGCGGCACCGCGCTGCGCCTCGCCGCCctgcccgcgcccgcgccgccgcgcctCAAG GCGTCAGAAAACGACAAAAatgctattgaaattcaaaaggCTTTATGGGACACGTTCGTGGCGAACAAGGCGGCAAACGGCTACGATATCG GCGCGCCGGAGCTGAGCAGCGCGGGCTGCGTGGAGGCGGAGGGCGACGAGGCGCCGGCGCTCGACCTGTGCGCCGACAAGGACGCCTGCGTGCTGGAGCTGGACGAGGCCGAGGAC GTGGAGACAGCACGTGCGCTGTGCGTGCGTCGCGCACACATGTGTGTGTTGACTACCGCTCAGCGCACCGCCAACGCGCCGCCGCACGCATTCACGCAG GTGTGGCGCGCGCGCCTGGGCTCGGGCGGCGCCAGCGCCGAGCGCCTCGTGGCGTGCGCGCTCAACGGCGCCGCCTACAAGCTGCGCCGCCTGCAGCCCGCCGCGCTCGCCGCCACCTGCTTCCAGCTCGACGCGCCCGAG gatGAAATTCAGCTCGTAGTATCGGGGACGGCTATACCTCTGCTGGATCCGTCCAAAGCCGAATACAGCAACGGCGATAGAGCGACGGTGGACGGAGACGACGATATATTCGCGCTCGACGAGGAGCAACTGGTGAAAACGCAAAGCGAAGCCGTCGATGATAGGAATAACGCACCG TGCGCGGGCGGAGGGGCCGGCGGAGGGGGCGGCGGAGGGGGCGCGGCGCGCGTGTCGCTGTCGACGCTGGGCGGCGTggtgcgcgcgcgcgcgtgcCGCCGCGTGTGCGCGCTGCGCCTGCTGTTCGTGCGCGAGACCACCGCCGTGCGCGAGCTGGGCGGCCTCAGCGGCTTCCTGCACACCTTCACCTGCGAG GTGCTGGCGATCGCGCGCGCGTACGCGGCGGCGCTGGGCGGCAACGCGCTCACGTCGCTGTACCTCGCGCACCTGCTGCTGCACCACAACGCGCACAAGAACCAG GGTCAATGTCTTCTATCGGTGGGCGGTGACGTCGTGCATGttacctattaa
- the LOC125071546 gene encoding C2 domain-containing protein 5 isoform X2, with protein MPGKIKVKVLAGRNLPVMDRASDTTDAFVEIKFGGVTHKTDVCRKSLNPQWNSTEWYRFEVDESELQDEPLQLRLMDHDTYSANDAIGKVVISLAPLLAREANNANGTTGPPGGAVMSGWIPVFDTMHGIRGELNVIVKVELFSDFNKYKTSSCGVQFFHCPMIPPGYRATTVHGFVEELIVNDDPEYQWIDKIRTPRASNEARQVAFIKLSNQVQRLVGLKAAELGANAVVGYQQDFDLEGEAGVVARAIGTAVSITALPTPSYPTNIPCTQQQLKKYLDILATDEESITDLNQYYQTHQEELQRIVSILNPNATAFLDEADNIDDDEKSLDLSTQKQQSQKTYTGDLSIYQDNYVAQKSLKHLSEDQIDLNKLLNREDPTESAGPLKAIKKIKDNLFSKKFHKRSRKPEMQDDQVSLQSTSSDTSRISLTDIKKEIKKIKKLKVKKLLKVENKEEEGYGMASILARSVMHADRSLARISEHQDSESSPCSTLRRTSESEPVLNLSDEDGTDFANKNRGNISGNIPEIHCSSLENIKSPDMERERKISESCPPTPVAVRTDNLLKLPGDVDFFGSISSALSADSSEIYTSSDEDDESFGMKSDPEPSLETTSSVVQSVLSKDVDPNFIAQMEKKLTVLELTNNDTVKKLKNIEEKPDNNVIIQTTDPEKVLQKDNTTNSESDAVDSKISPARDHTSERERDKYDKDKNDKEKGSPRHARHESYGGRDPVATATVQSSSLHSSSTPMGIHRRSSDSDLSVTPKGNSLNASAGNTGSGGGAILRPSMNSNNIDMLEYPFLTMTEYPPGFIVHIGGTVCARSVKLVDGGGESAARAAWWAELRTELRAHARALRCTAVLAYTERAAVREDVCVLSASGTAAVINLDCDFTVDEPTVLSTGSKNTLEESEIEPCSIAHVPYSPGAGPYRAELATCGGCRRARVPSVLLATCAKPNRLASYPKAITLTAVAARGRRAVGAEAGARDLSDQLPFLEYELHKLLLAKLRMQGANAIFSLQTQIAIGERSVLALASGTALRLAALPAPAPPRLKASENDKNAIEIQKALWDTFVANKAANGYDIGAPELSSAGCVEAEGDEAPALDLCADKDACVLELDEAEDVETARALCVRRAHMCVLTTAQRTANAPPHAFTQVWRARLGSGGASAERLVACALNGAAYKLRRLQPAALAATCFQLDAPEDEIQLVVSGTAIPLLDPSKAEYSNGDRATVDGDDDIFALDEEQLVKTQSEAVDDRNNAPCAGGGAGGGGGGGGAARVSLSTLGGVVRARACRRVCALRLLFVRETTAVRELGGLSGFLHTFTCEVLAIARAYAAALGGNALTSLYLAHLLLHHNAHKNQGQCLLSVGGDVVHVTY; from the exons atgcctGGTAAAATAAAGGTTAAAGTGCTAGCCGGTCGTAATTTGCCGGTAATGGACAGAGCAAGCGACACTACAGATGCATTTGTCGAGATCAAATTCGGCGGTGTAACACACAAGACTGATGTATGTCGGAAGTCATTGAACCCTCAGTGGAATAGCACTGAATGGTACAGATTTGAG GTTGATGAATCAGAACTCCAAGATGAACCACTTCAACTGCGTCTCATGGACCACGACACATATTCAGCTAACGACGCGATCGGTAAAGTCGTTATTAGCCTTGCACCGCTATTGGCAAGAGAGGCAAATAATGCAAATGGGACCACAGGCCCACCAGGCG GTGCAGTTATGTCCGGCTGGATACCGGTGTTCGATACAATGCACGGTATCCGCGGGGAGCTGAATGTTATCGTGAAAGTGGAACTATTCTCGGACTTCAATAAGTACAAGACGTCTAGTTGTGGCGTGCAGTTCTTTCACT GCCCAATGATACCACCTGGATACAGAGCGACTACAGTTCACGGCTTCGTCGAGGAGTTGATAGTGAACGATGACCCCGAATATCAATGGATCGACAAGATCAGGACACCGCGAGCGTCAAACGAAGCCAGGCAGGTTGCCTTCATCAAACTTAGTAACCAG GTACAACGGTTAGTCGGTTTGAAAGCAGCTGAGCTGGGAGCTAACGCCGTGGTCGGCTACCAGCAAGACTTTGATTTGGAAGGAGAGGCGGGTGTTGTTGCTCGAGCTATCG GTACAGCTGTTAGTATAACGGCACTGCCGACGCCGAGCTACCCGACAAACATTCCCTGTACTCAACA acaattaaaaaagtacttgGACATTTTAGCGACAGACGAAGAAAGCATTACAGACTTGAATCAATACTATCAAACTCACCAGGAGGAATTGCAACGAATTGTGAGCATTTTAAATCCTAACGCTACGGCGTTTCTAGACGAAGCAGACAATATCGACGATGACGAAAAAAGTTTAGACCTGTCCACGCAAAAACAGCAGAGTCAGAAAACTTATACCGGTGATCTTTCTATCTATCAAGACAACTATGTCGCTCAGAAAAGCCTAAAACATTTGTCCGAAGATCAGATCGATCTAAACAAACTTTTAAATCGCGAAGATCCTACAGAATCCGCGGGTCCtttaaaagctataaaaaagataaaagataatttattctcGAAAAAGTTTCATAAGCGGTCCCGTAAACCGGAAATGCAAGATGATCAAGTCTCGCTTCAATCGACTTCATCGGATACGTCTCGTATATCGCTGACAGATATTAAGAAGGAGATAAAGAAAATTAAGAAGTTGAAAGTAAAAAAGCTTCTCAAAGTTGAAAATAAAGAGGAGGAAGGTTACGGTATGGCTTCAATACTCGCTCGATCAGTGATGCATGCTGATAGAAGTTTAGCTCGTATTTCTGAACATCAAGATTCGGAGAGCTCTCCTTGCTCAACTTTACGACGAACTAGTGAATCGGAACCAGTTTTGAATTTATCCGACGAAGATGGGACAGACTTTGCAAATAAAAACCGAGGAAATATAAGCGGTAACATACCAGAGATTCACTGTAGttcattagaaaatataaagagTCCAGATATGGAGCGTGAAAGAAAGATATCAGAGTCGTGTCCTCCTACTCCTGTAGCAGTACGAACCGATAATCTTCTGAAATTACCTGGTGATGTCGATTTTTTTGGTTCGATTTCATCTGCGCTTTCTGCTGATAGTTCAGAAATATACACGTCATCAGACGAAGACGATGAAAGCTTTGGAATGAAAAGTGATCCCGAACCATCATTGGAAACAACAAGTTCTGTAGTACAATCGGTACTCAGTAAAGACGTAGATCCAAATTTTATCGCTCAAATGGAAAAGAAACTAACAGTTCTTGAATTAACAAACAACGACAcggtgaaaaaattaaaaaacatagaaGAAAAACCAGATAACAATGTAATCATACAAACCACTGATCCTgaaaaagtattacaaaaagATAACACCACCAATAGTGAATCAGACGCCGTCGACTCCAAGATTTCTCCAGCCCGGGATCACAC GAGCGAGCGAGAACGAGATAAGTACGATAAAGACAAGAACGACAAGGAAAAGGGATCGCCCAGACATGCGAGGCACGAATCGTACGGAGGTCGGGACCCGGTTGCGACTGCCACTGTGCAGAGTTCATCATTACATTCTTCATCCACTCCGATGGGTATACATAGACGATCGTCTGATTCTGATCTCAGCGTGACGCCAAAAG GCAACTCCTTAAACGCTTCTGCTGGAAACACTGGAAGCGGCGGGGGTGCTATTCTACGACCATCGATGAACAGCAACAATATAGACATGTTGGAGTACCCTTTCCTCACTATGACCGAGTATCCTCCGGGTTTCATTGTTCATATCG GCGGCACGGTGTGCGCGCGCTCCGTGAAGCTGGTGGACGGCGGCGGGGAgagcgcggcgcgcgcggcgtgGTGGGCGGAGCTGCGCACGGAGCTGCGCGCGCACGCACGGGCTCTGCGCTGCACCGCCGTGCTCGCCTACACCGAGCGCGCCGCCGTGCG CGAAGATGTATGCGTCCTGTCCGCTTCCGGCACTGCCGCCGTCATCAACCTTGACTGCGATTTCACTGTTGACGAGCCCACAGTGT TGAGCACTGGTTCTAAGAACACGTTAGAAGAGTCAGAAATCGAACCGTGCTCCATAGCGCACGTGCCTTACTCTCCAGGGGCGGGGCCTTATCGCGCTGAGCTAGCTACGTGTGGAGGATGCAG gAGAGCAAGAGTACCGTCAGTTCTTCTAGCTACGTGCGCGAAACCCAACAGACTGGCTTCATACCCTAAAGCCATAACGCTTACAGCTGTTG CGGCTAGGGGCCGTCGTGCCGTCGGCGCAGAAGCCGGAGCGCGGGATCTGTCCGACCAGCTACCCTTCCTCGAGTATGAACTGCACAAGCTGCTGCTCGCCAAGTTGAGAATGCAG GGCGCGAATGCGATCTTCTCGCTGCAGACGCAGATCGCGATCGGCGAGCGCAGCGTGCTCGCGCTCGCCAGCGGCACCGCGCTGCGCCTCGCCGCCctgcccgcgcccgcgccgccgcgcctCAAG GCGTCAGAAAACGACAAAAatgctattgaaattcaaaaggCTTTATGGGACACGTTCGTGGCGAACAAGGCGGCAAACGGCTACGATATCG GCGCGCCGGAGCTGAGCAGCGCGGGCTGCGTGGAGGCGGAGGGCGACGAGGCGCCGGCGCTCGACCTGTGCGCCGACAAGGACGCCTGCGTGCTGGAGCTGGACGAGGCCGAGGAC GTGGAGACAGCACGTGCGCTGTGCGTGCGTCGCGCACACATGTGTGTGTTGACTACCGCTCAGCGCACCGCCAACGCGCCGCCGCACGCATTCACGCAG GTGTGGCGCGCGCGCCTGGGCTCGGGCGGCGCCAGCGCCGAGCGCCTCGTGGCGTGCGCGCTCAACGGCGCCGCCTACAAGCTGCGCCGCCTGCAGCCCGCCGCGCTCGCCGCCACCTGCTTCCAGCTCGACGCGCCCGAG gatGAAATTCAGCTCGTAGTATCGGGGACGGCTATACCTCTGCTGGATCCGTCCAAAGCCGAATACAGCAACGGCGATAGAGCGACGGTGGACGGAGACGACGATATATTCGCGCTCGACGAGGAGCAACTGGTGAAAACGCAAAGCGAAGCCGTCGATGATAGGAATAACGCACCG TGCGCGGGCGGAGGGGCCGGCGGAGGGGGCGGCGGAGGGGGCGCGGCGCGCGTGTCGCTGTCGACGCTGGGCGGCGTggtgcgcgcgcgcgcgtgcCGCCGCGTGTGCGCGCTGCGCCTGCTGTTCGTGCGCGAGACCACCGCCGTGCGCGAGCTGGGCGGCCTCAGCGGCTTCCTGCACACCTTCACCTGCGAG GTGCTGGCGATCGCGCGCGCGTACGCGGCGGCGCTGGGCGGCAACGCGCTCACGTCGCTGTACCTCGCGCACCTGCTGCTGCACCACAACGCGCACAAGAACCAG GGTCAATGTCTTCTATCGGTGGGCGGTGACGTCGTGCATGttacctattaa